The following is a genomic window from Hymenobacter chitinivorans DSM 11115.
TTGCCCTGCAAAAGCCCACGGTGCTGATGAACAACATCTTCAACCCTTACGAATTCGACCTCTACGGCCGCGGCCAGCTCGTGCAGCCCGAGCGGCCCTGCGTGTGCTTCTACCGCGGCACCTGCAAGCTAGGTACCAGCTGCATGGAAGAGCTGCCGGCAGAAAAGGTGTTCGAGGCCGTACAAGCCAGCGTACCGGTGTAGAGATTATTCGGTCGTCTGTCATCCTGAGGCGCAGCCGAAGGACCTTCCTCACTTGTCCCACTGTGGGTTCTATCCACGCAACAAAGTCCTTTACCGCGCAGGTGGTAAAGGGCTTTGTTGCGTTTAATCAGCCTTGTCACTGAGCTGAGCAAGGGCCTTCATTCCGCTCTGCTCCACGCAGGATGACAGGCAAGGAAACGGAGAATAGATTAGAGGTAGGCGAAGCCCTCAATTCCTAACCGCCACGGCCTTTAGCGCCGCTACCATTTCGCTCCACGAAAACTCCTTCTTCTTGGCCCAGACGCCCGCCGCCAGCTCCGACTCGCGCTGGTGCTCGTAGAAGTCGACTAGGGCGTCGGCAATGGCTTTGGGCATGGGCCTCACCACGTAGCCCACTTCCCCATCGGGAATCAGCTCGGCCAGGCCGCCCACGTCCGTTACCAGCATGGGCCGCTCGAAGTGGTAGGCAATCTGCGAGACGCCGCTCTGGGTGGCATTTTTGTAGGGCTGTACCACCATATCGGCGGCGCAGAAGTAGTCGGCTACTTTCTCGTTGGGGATGAAGTCGGTGGCCCGCACCAGGCGGCTTTCCAGCTCGTACTGCTTGATCAGGGCTTCGTAGGGCGCGGCGTCCTCGTAGTACTCGCCGGCCACAATGAGCTTGACGGGCAGCTGGCGCAGGCGCGGGTCAGCAAAGGCTTCCAACAGAATATCCAGTCCCTTATAAGCCCGGATAAAGCCGAAGAACAGCAGGTAGCCAAACTTGGGGTCCAGGCCCAGGGCTTGCAGGGCGGCGGGTTTGGCTTTCAGGGCCCCAAAGT
Proteins encoded in this region:
- a CDS encoding glycosyltransferase; this translates as MARVVIIGPAYPLRGGLATYNERLARAFREAGDEVRIVTFSLQYPDFLFPGQTQFSTEAGPADLDIEVSINSVNPLSWWKVGEKLRREKPDLVVFRFWLPFMGPALGYIARRIRRNRHTRVVAITDNVIPHEKRPGDRPLTRYFLSACHGFVTMSRSVLADLRRLHFKQPAQYQPHPLYDNFGALKAKPAALQALGLDPKFGYLLFFGFIRAYKGLDILLEAFADPRLRQLPVKLIVAGEYYEDAAPYEALIKQYELESRLVRATDFIPNEKVADYFCAADMVVQPYKNATQSGVSQIAYHFERPMLVTDVGGLAELIPDGEVGYVVRPMPKAIADALVDFYEHQRESELAAGVWAKKKEFSWSEMVAALKAVAVRN